ccgctccaccaatggcggccgccattggtgggagcgggagcacgtggccgctggctgggtgaggtcacgtggggcgcggggcggtgatgtcaccttgtcccgtatttgggagtggggaagttggcaaccgtacttacagctatgccctccagcctagacatttccaccctgggacagaaaactttctgactgtctaccctatctatgcctctcatcattttaattacttttatcaggtctcccctcaacctctgatgttccagagatgctgcctgacctgctgagttactccagcattttgtttctttcttgcCTCCAATAATTTCTGCCCCAAGTCCTTTCTCAGTTCCGTTGAAACGTTCTGGGCTAAGATTCTGCCGCCTTTATCCCGTTCTTTAATTTCTgggccacccctcctccctcttccattTTGCCCGTTTTCTTATGAGTTAAATTTGCaagaattgccacagaaggaggcaaagtcagtggatatatttaagggagagacagacagattcttgattagtacgggtgtcagaggttatggggaggaggcaggagaatggggttaggagggagagataagatcagccatgattgaatgggggagtagacatgatgggccgaatggcctaattctgctcctatcacttatgaacttttaatTACCAACAATGGTCACTTTCCAACCACATCTGTAACAGCTGGTTGAACATCTGTGCACAGCTTCCCGTCCAGTCTTCATCTCCCACACTGCTCCCACCAGTACACACTGCAGACAGGGCCAGGACCCAGGGATCACCCTAGGACAATGTACAGTCTGAGAGGGGATAGGTGGGCGGGATGGGCTGAACAACCATGGGCATCAGTAACGGGCTTAATATAAAGTAGATACTTAATGTTTCACAATCGTTCCATTAAGTCGCACTTTTGTTGCCTGACAACATATAGATCCCGACCTCTCAATCCAATATATCGAACGACCAACCAAACCTATGGGAGTCAGCAGCCGACTGTTCATGAAATGCCGGTAAGCACAGTAATCTCTGACATCAGTCAACTGTGGTGTCTGTTAATGTTTTATTAAGCTGTTGAAGTCAACTGTCCAATTTCAGATTCATAATTTATCAAACagataccccagtgagggtcagtgggtatgtgtgtgtgtgggacctgtaccccagtgagggtcagtgtgtgtggggcccgtaccccagtgagggtctgtgtatgtgtggggcccgtaccccagtgagggtcagtgtgtgtggggcccataccccagtgagggtcagtgtgtgtggtgtgtggggcccgtaccccagtgagggtcagtgtgtgtggggcccgtaccccagtgagggtcagtgggtatgtgtgtgtgtggggcccgtaccccagtgagggtcagtgtgtgtggggcccgtaccccagtgagggtcagtgtgtgtggggcccgtaccccagtgagggtctgtgtgtgtgtgtggggcccgtaccccagtgagggtctgtgtgtgtggggcccgtaccccagtgagggtcagtgtgtgtggggcccgtaccccagtgagggtcagtgtgtgtggggcccgtaccccagtgagggtcagtgtgtgtgtgtgtgtgtggggggcccgtaccccagtgagggtcagtatgtgtgtgtgtgggacccgtaccccagtgagggtcagtgtgagtgtgtgtggggcccgtaccccagtgagggtcagtgtgtggggcccgtaccccagtgagggtcagtgtgtgtggggcccgtaccccagtgagggtcagtgtgtgtgggacccgtacctcagtgagggtgtgtgtgtgtgtgtgtgcgtgcgtgcattcgtgcgtgcgtgcgtgtcagTCACTCTAACCCAATGCCCATGAAACCGATACTTGGGTAACAATCCAACACTGTACACGCACACTTCGTTGAGACTCCCTTGCAACAGAACCTGTACCCAAGcagaagccaatgttcatgatatctgcagttatttgtttttttccaaatgaGGCAAAATCATTCCTCTTCTGAGAATGTTGTTGAAGTATTGGAGTGGGATTCTGGACCAGGATAGAAGGGGAAATCTGTGTGATCACTGCGTGTTTGCTGCAGATTTATCGAGGAGTGGTGCCAGGCGAAGGCTCAGGGTTGAATTCTGTCTTTTCCCCTCATACTCATCCTAACCCGTCTGCTCTTATTCCAGACCAGCTACTTTTCAATATCTCGGAAAACTTCTGACGAGTTAAGTAAATGTGGAATGTACAGAGACAACGGATTTAACGTGGAGCTGGAGAAAACTCTGGTCACGGGCCCGGACAACCTCATTAGGTTTCAGGACCGTCTGAACTTCCACCGCTCCTACCTGCGGAGTGGAACGTCGGAAACAGAATAGTTGGTACTTTCTCCCCCTGCTTCCTAACGGATacttcctccactgccctctctctGCAGTAGTGGCTGCAATTACTGTGTATGTCCCTTACCCGACCCTGCAATTAATTACATTCATTGTATTAAAAGTATTCATTCAGAACTAGTATTAAATGGATTTagtatttatttttaaaccaTCGTAATTCCCTTGTGTGTAATCATTGCTCAAAGCCCAACACTCACCCTTCACTCCACGACTTGGTTTGTTAATTCAAGTCTTGCTCAAGATTTGAACACCTAACGCACGCTGGCACTTCCCCCACAGCACTGCACTTTGAGAGGGGTGGTGAGAGATGCTGGAACACTGCACCATTAGATTAGTCCTGGGAAGGTGTTGTACCACAGATGGGGCACTGGCACTACAGAGGAATCGCATCTTTGGCAGATTAGAAGGAGCGCAACAAAAGTTGGGGCCATTTGATTTCAGACAAAAACCCAATTTGCTTGTTTATGAACTAAGAGTTATGGAGtcgtagtgtggaaacaggcccttcgacccaacttgcccaccgaccaacatgtcccatttacacgaatcccaactgcttgcatttagcccttgtctctctaaacctgtcctatccacgtacatatctaaatgtttcttaaacgttgcgatagtacctgcctcgactacctcctctggaggctcattgcatacacccaccaccctttgtgaaaaaattacccctcagctttgaattaattctttcccccctcattttaaacctatgttctctggttctcgattcccctattctgggtaagagactctgtgcgtcttcccgatctatttctctcatttgtTATACACCTCAAATCTGCAACTTTTCTTCATTCAAATTTGCTCTCCTTTCTGCACTATTTAATAATTTATCTTTTGTTTTACATTGTCTTGTTTATTCCTCCTCTGCTTTAACCATACTTCCTCTGCCCTTAATTTTTCTGTCATTTGCCCCTGCAGTCTGTCAATTCCTCTGCTGCTGGCTGTTGCAATTCCCAGTTCGaccagcaggaggatgaggagaggcAAAGTGAGCAACATCAACTTTAacgggagatgcaaggaactgcagatgcaggtctacaacaaaaaaaaaagacacaaagtgcgcgagtaactcagtgggtaagacagcatctttggacccgagccaaaatgtcacctaccaatgttctccaaggatgctgcctgacctgctgaattactttagcactctgtcttttttaaTCAACTAAAAAGGGGGCCAAGAAGAGGTCATTATCCAGATCATCCCCAAACAAAActatggagaagggtcccgacctgagacactgtctgtccattccctcctcagatgccgcCGAGCCCGCTGAGATTCcctagtactttgtgttttgctcaaaacctAAAGAGAGATGATCTGGGAAGCCCGGCGTTTATCACACATGTGCTGTCCAGAGACGGCGGTCTGAGGAGAGAATGGTACCCTGGGGGCTCGCAGCTTGTTAGTGGCTTGCTGAGAGACTTTAGAGAGCAGTAAAATCAATCAGAACTGACAAAACTGAGCAAGGGGTGCAGGTTCCCTTCAGAGACCAGTGAACCCTTTGGGATTTGCATCCTTGGTACTCCGTTATGGTCACTTTTATGATAGCAACTTATTATTGACAGCCGTCTCTGCAATCTAAAATTCTTAAATTGCCATGGTGAGATTTAATGTCGGAATCACCAAGGTTATCAGTGTGGGGGTCTTCTGCATGAGTGACAACTGGTACAGTGCTGCAGAATGCTACTTCTACCATGAATGTCCTATTCGTTttatttagtttttagagatacaccatgggaacagacccttcagtccaccaagtctacgctgagcatcgatcccccattcacactagttctatgttgtcctattttctcatccactctctgcacatcaggggcaattcgaataggacaattaacctataaacccacgtgtctttgggatgtgggaggaaaccgcaacaCCTGGGGGAACCCAcagagccacagggagaacgtgcaaactccacacagacagcgcccgtagtcaggatagcacCCGGGTGTATGGTGCCatgagacagcggctctaccagtgCAGATATTAACCAGGTTAGAATCAGCCAATTTCTTGACCTTGCAGCCATCCTTGGATGACTGGAATTTCTGacttgtctcaatagacaatagctacaggaggagaccattcggcccttcgagccagcaccgccattcaatgtgatcatggctgatcattctcaatcagtaccccgttcctgccttctccacataccccctgactccgctatccttaagagctctatctagctctctcttgaatgcattcagagaattggcctccactgccttctgaggcagagaattccacagatttacaactctgactgaaaaagtttttcctcatctcagttctaaatggcctaccccttattcttaaaccgtggccccttgttctggactcccccaacattgggaacatgtttcctgcctctaacgtgtccaaccccttaataatcttatacgtttcgataagatctcctctcatccttctaaatcccagtgtatacaagcctagtcgctccagtctttcaacatatgacagtcccgccattccgggaattaaccaagtaaacctacgctgcacgccctcaatagcaagaatatctttcctcaaatttggagaccaaaactgcacacagcactccaggtgcggtctcactagggccctgtacaactgcagaaggacctctttgctcctatactcaactcctcttgttatggctttcttcactgcctgctgtacctgcatgcttcctttcagtgactgatgcactaggacacccagatctcattgtacgtccccgtttcctaacttgacaccattcagataatactctgccttcccattcttaccaccaaagtggctaatctcacacttatccacattaaactgcatctgccatgcatccgcccactcactcacacaacctgtccaagtcaccctgcaacctcatagcatcttcctcacagttcacacgaccacccagctttgtatcatctgcaaatttgctaatggtacttttaatcccttcatccaagtcattaatgtatattgtaaatagctgcggtcccagcaccgagccttgcggtaccccactagttactgcctgccattctgaaagggacccatttatccccactctttggtcTCCAGTCAAAAATTCCAGAAATTATGAGAAATGGCATTTTCATTCTTCATTGTTCCAAGATAATGAGAcatcctcaaattcctcatcccaTCCCATGTTTGAAACTGGATGACTCTCACGACACACAATACATGGAAGACAAGCAtcatagtgtgtgcaggatacctGTGGAGTGGAGCAGTAATGCCAGCTGTTTCTTCcagcattgcccccccccccccctccaactactacccatcctctctccccaaaACAGATGGAGCCATGAAGGGAACCCCAACCTCTTCACCACGTAGGAATAGACCATTACAaacaacccctccccacccctcactaaTCTTGTGGGTCACTGACTTCACAGCAATGGTTTAACTTGCATGAGAATCTATAGGATAAAAAACACAGGACAAAGTCTCCGGTTGAAATTTACTAACAATTTCAAATGTTACACAACGTTATTCCGCTGGTGCAGCTCTTTAGATCGGGAAATTATTTTATTGCGCAAAGTCAACGTGACTTCTCTTTTAAAAGAAATCAAAACTCATGACATTAAGACTGGGTCAAGTAATACTGTTGAAGATTATTCTGAGGTTAGTCATTCAGCTTCAAGGCAGTGTCGTGCTAAATCACTCTCGCCTTCAGATTTTGCTGCTTGCCGCTCTCTTGATATTGAGCTGTTTGAAATTAAGACTATATTAATGGTTCCTACCTTAGGTTTCATTGTCCCTCTTGGTTGGTCAACTAAATGAAACTGTAGTCATGACATTTACACAGCACACATATCAGACAATGCCACGAGATCCCTGTTATTGACACTAATAGTAAAAACCAATAACTAACCAAACGGCAGTCAAAAGAAAGTCTCCATTTCAAAACAAATAAAAGAGGTGAAAATAGACAGCGGGTTGTTCAGCGTCTGAAAGGGGGTAAAAGATTTTGGGGAGGATGGTGAAGACACCGAGTCCCTGGGGGAACTTTGGAGAATAGTTGGACTTTGAGCAAAGGATAACCAGCTTTACCCACTTCATCTGGCCTGTTGCCCTTTAATTGGTGAGACCAGGAGCAAAATATGGGGCAAGCAAGTCAGTGTCATCCCCCTAAGGTGCACCCACCTGTAATacatatccatctctctctctctctctctgatgctAGCGAGGCCGTCTAGTTCTGCAGCTACAACCTCACAGTTTCACATTAGTCGTTTGTACATTGACGCCTTTGCCCGGTCAACAGCATCTTGTCAACAGTGTTAGTGGAGGCATGAGCATGTGCAGCGAGGCTTTCACTTGGCTGTGTTGCTGCTCCGTTTGTGGTCAAGCTTTGCTCGCTGAGGACAGGGCCTTGGTCGATCTCACTTGCCCTGTCCAgaggttctctctctctcccccccccccctcacacagggTCCGGGGTGCCCGCTCTGTGGCCATTCACCTGCGGCTGCAAGGTGGTGCTGTTGAGCGCGGCTCCGGCGTTGGCTTCTCCCGGTGGTACCGCCGCGGCAGAGGGCACGATTTCCGCCGCCATCTCCTCTTCCGGCGTGagcgccccctcctcctcccgtcTCCGGTACGCCTCGCAGAGTGGGAGGTCAGCACCGTCCCACAGGCTGTAGCTTGCCACGAACAAAGATGGCGTAAGAAAGAAGAGCAACAGATGTAAGAACGAATCAAGAGTATgagcaacaaaaataaaaataaagggaGTTAGTGACAAAGATAGGGAAGAACTTGCATTTCTGTTGTGCCTTTCAACAGCTCAGGACCTCCAACAGAATATCTTTAacacagatgcaggaggaggtcatttagcCCTTCGAAGCTGATCTCCCATTCAATAAATGAACATCCAAACTCTGTACCCTATTCCTGcactctgctcctatcccttgacCCACCCATAACAGCTACATCCATCTCCTTATTGACTATAtttaatgatttggcctccacctgGATTTGGAATCCAGGTCGCCCATTCTCTGATTGAAAATATTTCTCATCTCAGCCCTACAGGTCCTGTCTATgattcctggttctggacatctCTGCCATTGAGAACACCTTTGTCGCATGTGTCCATTCCAGTCAGAAACTTTCAGTTTCAATCGGTCCCCTCATTCTTCCCAGCTCCAGCAAAGGTAAGCCCAATTGTCCCAATCGCCCTTGATGTGCCAATCCTGTTacccttgtgcaccagtcaatcccAGGGAATAGTCTGTTGAACCTTTGCTGCAGTCCCTCCATggaaagaatatcctttctcagacagggagaccaaaactgtacacagcacTCAAGGTGTGGGCTCACTAAGGCTCTGCATGAATGTTTGCCTTCTCAACCACCCTGCTGTATTAATATACTTGCTTTCATCAACTGGTGTACACAAGAATGCTAATACCCACAGGTTTAAGTCAGCAGTAGTAATTAGGAGTCTGCCAATTTAACCACACAAACAGCAATAATGGCCCACATGGTAATTTTTTTTTGGACTTGTTGGTTAagcaataaatattggccaggtatCAATGTACTGCTGCTATTGCTTAAATCAGTGCCATGGGATTTTTTTACACCCAAGAGGCCTTCAACCCTAGCATCAACCCTCTCCCTATGCAGGTCATCAGACAACAGTAATAATAGCAATAAAAGTTGACCTTTTCAAGACCGTGGCCTTCTTTGGCTTTATCCACAACTTCTGCTTAAAAGCTTATGTTTTTTTTAGAAAGACAACTCTAAAAACTCAACTCATCTAAAGTAAATTATCTCTGACAGTGCAGTGCCACCCTCAGTATGATACCATTTTTATTTTTGCACATATATTAGAAGCACACACACAGAGCTTAGCTACTCAGAGCCACAGCTAGACCTGTGGAGCTGAAGGGTCCTTGTACAAGGATAGGTGCACAAACATTCTCAGTGTCTCTTGAACATGTATTAACAAATTCAAGTGATTTTCCCCGTTCTTTCCAAGTGACTGTTGCATTAAAGGCTCCAAACTAATGCAAGTTCTTGTGGAATGTGAGTTCTTTGTTAGAAAGCAAGCTTTAAAACTACACTTCAGAGACCATATCAAACACCCCAGCTGGATTAGCACAGGTTAGATACATTTTAAAGCTCCTTCACCACTGTCCCACTGAGGCAGCAACCCTTTCCCTATGATACAAGTCATCAGCAAACAGTAATAACGCGGATAAAAGCTGATGTTTTCAAGTTTCTGTGGGCTTCTTTGTGAATTTACCACCACAACTAATTAAAAGCTTATTAAATTTTTTTTAGAAAGACAACTCTTAGAACAGTAACTCAACAGAAAGCAAATGGCAAGTTGGTATAACTTAAATTAGATGAGGTGAAACATTAAATGGAAAAAAAGTAATTGGAAATCAATGATTTGTATATTTTAACTTTATTTAagtcgtatataaaatgttgaaTCTTTAATGCAGGATGCTGGAATGTGTAACAGAATTAAGCATCCAGTCTAAATAATATATAATTTTTCAAATAAACAAGTACAGAAATAAAAACAACTTTCTTTAAAATGCTGGGAACAATGAACAAGGCACAAGATTTAAATGACAATTATTAAATGCACATTCAGCTGGACACGACTACTGGAAGGACCCATTAATTAAGGTAAGTTAAGCTTTCAGTCCGTGCTTTAAGCCACTGTAGACCTCAGTGACATAAAGCTTTAAAATTTAAAGAATGTGTTTCACTGAAATAGCATCAGCAATGATTAGTTTAGATACAgttcggaaataggcccttcggcccaccgtgtccgcgccgaccagcgatccccacacactaacactatcctacacacactagggacaatttactattatatcaagccgattaacctacaaatgtgtacgtgtttggagtgttggagggaaCTGGACATCCAAAATTTACCGCTGATAGCGTAGTCGTGTATGTTTAATTTGTGCGTCTTTGAATTATGCACTGCTTGTCAAACACGTAACCTCCGTGTAAAGCGTGAGGTGCCTGCAATGGGAGAAGTACCTGGACCGGCATGgaatactgggggggggggggggggggcgtacaGCTCAGAACACTGCGATATCACGGGGGCGCACTGCGCAACAGGAGTTGTACGCACAGCATTACATTGGATGGGCATTGAACATTCTTGGCTCTGTGGCTCGTTTACGACTAATATTCTGTTAAGACGCCACTTGGATATGCCACAGGTACGTAGCGGCCCAACACTGGACCAGAACGAGATGAGCAAGCAACTTGCAGCTGTTATAACAGAGGATAATCAGGCAATTGGCAGAAATGATACGAGTTACACAAGGAATTCACAGCCAGTGATGTGATGGGATGTAAAGCAGGTTCAATGCTTATAACACACGAATATCAGCACTGCTGGTATTATTGTCCCATTTCAATGTGGAATGAATGAGGTTCTGAATTATACAGTTCTTCAATTTCAACAATTTTAACTTagtaatttttttttcatttcacagCATACAAACGATATAAAAATATTGTATGATATAATATAAAATGTTGCTGCAGTGATTATTATGTATAAAATGCTTTGTGCCATTGATGATAGTTAAATTAAATTCCCTTTAATATACTGCTCATCTAAAAATGGAGTGTTGCCTCTTCAAGGCCACATTGTCAACAtgcatcaaacaaacaaacataggaCTACATCCCTTCCCCTAAAATTATGACACAGGAATTTGTGTCACACACATCGTTATAACGTCTGacaaataaggtttagtgcatagGTAAACTTGTGTAAGATTATATCATAGTGAGATATGTAAAAGTCCAGTTTGTGCTTTAAAAATCACATCATTGCATAAAATAGGGCAGGAAAATTCTGTCCAGAATCCAAAATGATTGCATTGGTTTGTTGCATAGTGGAGGGCATTGTTTCTGCCTCACGTGAAACGTGTGTTTTAAATTTCAATGCCCTTTGCACAAGGAGACAGGAAAGGCAAACTAACAGGTGCTAGAGCAGTCAGGACGATCTTCAAAGCTGCATTAGTGACACCCCTTCCGCACGGGAATGCTTGAAGATTGACAAACATCCTCAGCTGGGTTTGCTCCTCCAAGCAGGCTATTTGTATCCCACGGTTTCCATGAGGGATCAGTACATTTTGTTTAAAAGGTCATGGTGTATGAGGGGGTAGGGTTGCCCAAGAGACTTTTCATGTAAACACAACGCAAAAATGATTTTCCGCTGTGCATCAGGAATTAATATCAGACAAGAGTTGGAATGAGGAAGAAATGTGTTAAAAAAATACAGAAGCTACCCTGACCCTCATATACAAGAATCTACACAAGGTTAATAGGCACTGACTGGTAAGGGTTGTAAAAATACCCATCGCGTTCAGATTGAGACTGCAGTCAGCTAAGATTGTGTACTGCAAAGGTGCTCCAAACAGCCCCAACCCGAATACAAAGTATAATAtgcaggaaagaaagaaagatttcCATTTCTAGTGCATGACATAAGGAGATCGACAATAAACTGCATCGTGGAaacgtgtagggaggaactgcagatgctggtttaaacccaagatagacacaaaaatctggtgtaactcagcggatcaggcagcatctctggcgaaaaggaatgggtgacgttttgggtcgagacccactgagttacttcttgtgtctgtcttttgcaTTATGGAAATTATGTTGAAATAGACACCCCTCTTCTCATGTCAAGGAAATACACTGGTGCAATGGAATCAGTACAAGAACATTACAACGCAAAAACCTCAGCATGTTAAATTTGGCGAGAGAAGAATATTACGTTGTGGGATTAACAAAGTGTTACATTGAGGAGGTGAGACTGTGGAGTATGTCAGCCCCCCTGTTGTGGGCGCTCAGACACGTTCAAGACGAGTAAGGGTAGTCCTGTGCTATTTGTACCTGGAGGAGTAATATTCTTCTTCTAGCTCGTACAGGTCGATCGCAATCTCATCTCTCAGGGTGATCAGCTTCTTGTCACATTCTTCCTGCAGATTCCAGAGCTGCTGCTTCCGCTGGTTAATGGCTT
This DNA window, taken from Rhinoraja longicauda isolate Sanriku21f chromosome 31, sRhiLon1.1, whole genome shotgun sequence, encodes the following:
- the LOC144608426 gene encoding piercer of microtubule wall 1 protein-like is translated as MDLCGVKEPTVKYLDPKPEPEPPPSPRTSHYYRVKPGVPDKFEHPNCFHGYRSRPLNPIYRTTNQTYGSQQPTVHEMPTSYFSISRKTSDELSKCGMYRDNGFNVELEKTLVTGPDNLIRFQDRLNFHRSYLRSGTSETE
- the med22 gene encoding mediator of RNA polymerase II transcription subunit 22 isoform X1 — encoded protein: MSQQRTLPQSKELLLQSYNKRLKDDIKSILDNFTEIIKSARVEDETQVSRATQCEQDHYEMHVRAANIVRAGESLMKLVSDLKQFLILNDFPSVNEAINQRKQQLWNLQEECDKKLITLRDEIAIDLYELEEEYYSSSYSLWDGADLPLCEAYRRREEEGALTPEEEMAAEIVPSAAAVPPGEANAGAALNSTTLQPQVNGHRAGTPDPV
- the med22 gene encoding mediator of RNA polymerase II transcription subunit 22 isoform X2; its protein translation is MSQQRTLPQSKELLLQSYNKRLKDDIKSILDNFTEIIKSARVEDETQVSRATQCEQDHYEMHVRAANIVRAGESLMKLVSDLKQFLILNDFPSVNEAINQRKQQLWNLQEECDKKLITLRDEIAIDLYELEEEYYSSSLWDGADLPLCEAYRRREEEGALTPEEEMAAEIVPSAAAVPPGEANAGAALNSTTLQPQVNGHRAGTPDPV